In Lepisosteus oculatus isolate fLepOcu1 chromosome 17, fLepOcu1.hap2, whole genome shotgun sequence, a genomic segment contains:
- the fh gene encoding fumarate hydratase, mitochondrial — protein sequence MYRSLRNVQRLSSNLSALHRNVFNKSYCPTARTILASSRMASSESYRIERDTFGELKVPSDKYYGAQTVRSTMNFKIGGVTERMPIQVIKAFGILKRAAAEVNKDYGLDPKIAGAIVKAADEVTAGKLDEHFPLVVWQTGSGTQTNMNVNEVISNRAIEILGGKLGSKDPVHPNDHVNKSQSSNDTFPTAMHIAAAKEAHEVLLPGLQALHDALAAKAVEFKDIIKIGRTHTQDAVPLSLGQEFSGYVQQVKYAIERIKSAMPRVYELAAGGTAVGTGLNTRIGFAEKVAERVSALTGLPFVTAPNKFEALAAHDALVELSGAMNTVACSLMKIANDIRFLGSGPRSGLGELILPENEPGSSIMPGKVNPTQCEAMTMVAAQVMGNHVAVTIGGSNGHFELNVFKPMMIKNVLNSAKLLGDASVSFTENCVVGIQANTERINKLMSESLMLVTALNPHIGYDKAAAIAKTAHKEGSTLKEAAIKLGYLSSEQFDQWVKPQDMLGPK from the exons ATGTATCGCTCTCTGAGAAACGTTCAGCGATTAAGTAGCAACCTCTCAGCATTGCACAGGAACGTATTTAACAAATCTTACTGTCCTACTGCCCGCACAATCCTCGCTTCGTCaagaatg gCAAGTTCTGAGTCCTACCGAATTGAGCGAGACACTTTTGGAGAGCTGAAAGTGCCAAGTGACAAATACTATGGAGCTCAGACTGTCAGGTCTACTATGAACTTCAAGATTGGCGGAGTGACAGAGCGAATGCCA ATTCAGGTCATCAAGGCCTTCGGCATCCTGAAGAGAGCTGCTGCAGAAGTGAACAAGGACTATGGCTTGGACCCCAAGATTGCCGGTGCAATCGTCAAGGCGGCCGATGAG GTCactgctgggaagctggatgAGCACTTTCCTCTGGTGGTGTGGCAGACAGGCTCTGGGACCCAGACCAACATGAATGTGAATGAAGTCATCAGCAACCGAGCGATCGAGATACTGGGAGGGAAGCTGGGGAGCAAGGACCCTGTGCATCCCAATGACCACGTCAATAAAAGCCAG AGCTCCAACGACACGTTCCCCACTGCCATGCACATCGCCGCCGCCAAGGAGGCCCACGAAGTTCTGCTGCCCGGGCTGCAGGCTCTCCACGACGCGCTGGCAGCCAAAGCTGTGGAGTTTAAAGACATCATTAAAATTGGACGCACCCACACTCAGGATGCTGTACCCCTCTCACTCGGCCAG GAGTTCAGTGGCTACGTGCAGCAGGTGAAATATGCCATTGAAAGGATTAAATCTGCCATGCCCAGAGTGTATGAGCTGGCAGCAGGTGGCACGGCAGTAGGCACTGGCCTGAACACTCGCATTGGGTTTGCTGAGAAGGTGGCAGAAAGAGTTTCAGCTCTTACAG GGTTGCCATTTGTGACTGCGCCCAATAAGTTTGAGGCACTGGCAGCTCATGATGCACTGGTGGAGCTCAGCGGGGCGATGAACACTGTGGCCTGCAGTCTGATGAAGATCGCCAACGATATTCGCTTCCTGGGTTCTGGACCTCGGTCTGGGCTGGGGGAGCTCATCCTCCCTGAAAATGAACCTGGCAGCAGTATTATGCCAG gaaaagtgaacCCAACACAGTGTGAGGCCATGACAATGGTAGCAGCTCAGGTGATGGGAAACCATGTTGCAGTTACGATAGGAGGCAGCAATGGGCACTTTGAGCTGAATGTTTTCAAACCTATGATG ATTAAAAATGTGCTGAACTCTGCAAAGCTGCTGGGAGATGCCTCTGTCTCCTTCACCGAGAATTGTGTTGTGGGGATTCAGGCAAACACGGAGAGGATCAACAAGCTGATGAGCGAGTCCCTGATGTTGGTGACGGCACTGAATCCACACATTG GATATGACAAAGCTGCTGCCATTGCCAAGACTGCTCATAAGGAAGGATCAACACTAAAAGAAGCTGCTATCAAGCTTGGGTACCTTTCATCTGAACAATTTGATCAGTGGGTCAAGCCCCAGGACATGTTGGGCCCTAAGTAG